The segment aatcacaaccatataTCCAATTCCACCAcacttttatctttaaaaaattttaatgacatggcaaattgtttgttttctattggatggcagtgtaaaactgttttacactgtaagtgcatatccattaaaccctatatatatatatatatatatatatatatatatatatatatatatatatatatatatatatatatatatatatatatatattgaaatatattttaaaatctttgttgatgaagaaaatgaaaatatattttaagatTGTCGAAAATCTAGCGATTTACGGTTACGAATTTGGTCGGTTCGATTAATTGATAcattagaatattttatattaatttagagatcatataaattaatataaaaaatattataaaataataataatattttaaaaaatattataaaatatatttataataatctaaaaaatattataagatatatatttatcaaacaaatgttactcttattttatttttaaacaaaaatgtaGAACGTAACAAAATAATTTTAGCAATGAGACAATGAAAAGTTCATTCGATTCCAAATTTTACAATTTAAATGCAATTGAATTAAAAATGATAATAGTTAATTAGTCTAATAAAAAGTAATATTTAAAAACTCAtgtgtaaaattattttgttacatactttaattaaaaaaaaaaaaaagtaagagaACTAGGTTAAACCCAAATATCCCAATCGAGAAAAAAATGGCGTCGAAGCGAGAATTGGAAGAAAAAGACGGTGAAGATCTCGATTTTCTTTTACCTCCGCGTCAGGTCATAGGTCCTGACGAAAATGGAATCAAGAAGGTTATTGAGTACCAATTCGGTGATGATGGTAATAAGGTTAAGATCACGACAACCACTCGCATCCGAAAACTCGGCACCGCGCGTCTCAACAAATGCGCCGTCGAACGCCGTTCGTGGCTGAAGTTTGGAGATGccgttgaagaagatgatgatgcatGCCTCACGATGGTTTCCACGGAAGAAATCATACTGGAACGCCCCAAACCTGTTGGTTCCAGCAAGGAGGGTGCAAAGAATATTGTCACATCTGCTCTGTTCAAGTTCAATGAAGGTGCTGTTTATATGGTATGCACGGCTTGTGGGAAGAACGCTGATCATTGGAGTGAAAGCTGTCCATATATATCTGTTGAAAGGTTTGTTGATATACCTCCAAGGCTAGTAGATGAGCCATACCTGAGTTGGAGGAACTATAAGAATTCTCTTCGGGTAACCAACCTCTCGGAGGACACAAGCGAGGGTGATTTGTTTGAGCTTTTCAGTTACTTTGGTACAGTGGTCAGGGTCTATGTTGACATAGATCAAGAGACTGGCATTTGTAGAGGCTTTGGCTTTTTTAACTTTGTCAGCAGGGAATATTCTCAGAGGGCTATTAACAAACTCAACGGATATGGCTACGATAGTCTCATTCTGAGAGTTGAATGGGCCACCCCTACCTAGAAGGTCCTAGTCTACAAATTTCTGCTTATAAACTGAAGAAAAAAGACAAACCAAATACTAAATTTatactttctttttcttttacgaTGAGTGATCTTTCAATATAATAATGTTTAGTTTTTCAATGCAACACAAACACCATTGATTCGAAAGAGAGACCGACAATTAGGAAGTACATACTAAGAACCTGTACATGTATATGTATAGGAGTTGAAATAAGGATACTGATAAACAGGAGGATACGATTATTGACTACTTTGTGAAGAATCACCAATCCCAAAATCACTAAAACTATGAGCAATACTAGAAGAGGGGGAATCTTCAAGTGgagcattttttttcttttcccctTTCTTCCAGATTGTGACAAATTTCCTCTTGTGTCAAGTAGTGAGTTGTCAGAACGATCTATATCATTCAAGTTCCTATAACTAGGTGGTATTTTATGATATGGATCAAGTTCTAATTACTCTCCATCTTCTCCTTCATCATCACCGCCCCACTTCAACATTCGTTTTCACATTCATTATCCACTTCATTACCACCCCCATCACCACTATTACTGCATGGTGGACTTAAACCACCTTTATCATTAGATTCACtattatcatcaacattttcatcaTTTGTATCAACTATTGACAACCATTATGCATTTTGAACTCCATCCAATAATGGATTTTCCCTCTCTTCTATCCATTGAGATAACAGATCTTCTTGAAATAGATAGTCAAGATTTATCGGATCAAAACTTGCTTCTATTTCTTCGCGGATCTTCCTTAATTTATCCCTCATTCTCAACTTCATGTTGTAATGTGTGAAGACAAGCTTATGCAATTTTTTGTACTTCAATCTATTTCTTGTCTTTGTGTGAATATAGCTAAATGTACTCCAATTTCCCTCACAGTTTGTGGCAGAGGTTGTTTGACTGAGAACTATCATAGCTAAATGTTGAAGTTCAGGAGCACATGAACCATGATATTCCTACCATTGAGCTTTTAAGTAAAGAAAAAATTAttagttatatttaaaaaataaagtatatttataaaaacttataaaaaaaagttatattttaCCTGCATCCATCATAGACCAAGATTCTTGAGCTAGAGGTGTACCAAACGTTTCACTCTTCTCTAAAAAGTGTTAGCTAGGTGTTAGAAAGGGTAAGTACTTcctttatcgtttccacaggaaTTGGTGTGATACTACCGCCGTTCTAcaatttagtgtattttgagcTAAGGTTGGGTAACAGTTTGGTAACTTTAGATGTAAAGAGCATGAaaagtaaataaacaaaagattaaaagaaatacatatttacaaactaactaccacTAATATTGACACAGGATAAAACTTAGCTTTCTATAGCCATGGAAGCTTCAcaaacaagcaacaaaccaagatttagtagCATCCAACTCAAGAAAGATGAAGAAAGATGCTTAGAAATCTTGAAATTAACACTTGAAATggttttctcttctcttctcctttgCTCTAACTTGTATTACAAAAGTGTGTTATGTTAAAAAGTAGGTAAACATCCCAAAAATATCATCTTAAGTAGCTAATCACAAGTGCCTAAAAagtaggtccgctaagcggaggctccaaaatatctgatttgtcttcagcatccgcttagcgagatggctccgctaagcggactcaaAAAGTTGGTTCGCCTCTGTTTTTGTCCGCTTGCAGCTGGGTTATTGAATTTGATTGCATAAGCGCGTCCAAGCCCCGCTAAGCGGACCAACTGATACAAAAATCCCTCTTTTAGCCTCCAAACTTCCTTCCAAGCTCATTCCATCAATACATTTCAATTCAAGCTTGCCAAAAGCATCAATACCTATAAAAAGATTAAAGAAAAGTCATCAAACATAACTATGTACAAATCAAacaaaatgttatttatttacataagaTCATAACTAAAAGGAATCAAAACTTGGTAAAAGAGTTGAGAAATACCACAAAATCTAtgaacaaaatatttacaaataggattctaacaactctccccaactttaacctttgtttgtcctcaaacaaagctAGCTCACAAGCACAAAAATAATATTCACAAAAGGTTAGCAACAcaaattgaatggttcaaacttgaattacatacctacaagataattctcccttgcttgtacaagattcCAATATGACTATGAACCAAATTCTAAACACAAAACATTTCAACACAATTGCATTAAGGAAATAATGTTCATGAATGAATCTCCTAAGTTTCACTTTAAAAAATATGAAGGACAAATGCAATGGTAACATAAGGGACTTATCACACTCACTAGCAATGGTGCACATCCAAAACAATTCATAAATTCATCTATACTCTGCACACGAGACAATAGAAATAAAGATCACTGAGGGCTTTAATcagttgtaacttggcctgggttccaaacaagtgataATATATGTACACGGCCATTGAAACTAAAAGGGTGAATGATCATAGAAAGCATTTTTTTACTTACACAACTACAATGTACTTGTTACCCTTTTGTTCCTCATTCATACAATGCATTCTTTATTTTTCAtgatttttacattttaatttttgttttctttttcatctttctctttctttctctttttttttttagaatgcaTTGTACCACCATTTTTTTATCTTTAGTAAGActctctccccaactttaaacaTTTCTATCTATCAAGACATCAATGCTTTCCATTCAAGGTTCAATTGTTATTGGGTTAAGTGTTTACCAAAGAAATTTCTCAAGTGAATCaagatttttctttctttttcatcaaaattttttCGTATTGTTCTTTGATTCacttgacaaaaaaaattcaaagctcAAAATCGGTTACAATTGATCACCCACTCACGGGtagctttttttcttttatggtgGTTTTTCTCGTATTGCTCAACAAATATGCCTCGATCCCTTCTAATTTCTAATGTCTCATAGAAAAGCAAGATTaaacatgaatcatttgagttaacACCAAATACTAGAACACTCGTAATTTTGTACAAAGTGGAAGTCCTCTCACATTTCCAGTTTTGTCCTAAGATTGATTCAAACATAAACAAGATTTACAAAATGCAATGTGACTCAAAATTTTGTGTAAAGTTCCTAATCCATAGTCATATTCTAATctacaaagaaaagaaaatcctTACATTAGTATGTACATCATCAAGAGtattatcatcaccatccaaaaTTGATGTTGACACACCTTGGCACAACTTTACTTCTTTAGAGCATAACTCTATTTCAAAGACAAACACAAAAATCTTATATACATACTATATACAATATATGTACAATTTAACCTATAATTAACCAAAACTATAACTAAACTAACTTGACATAAAAGAAATCTTATTTATATACActatacataataataataataataataataataataataataataataataataataataataataataatacctaAACAAGCTAAATGACAATACTAAAGACAAAATACTATAATAAACAACAACTAAAAATAATACTTAAAATAAACAACAAGGGCATAAATTACCCATAAAAGAACATAATACTTAAAACATTCAACTTAATTAAACAAAGGCATAAGTTGCCTACAAAATATGTTCGAGTGGCACCCATGGccaccaaaatacaaaaaatatcatCCACATACGAGTGGAACAAAATATTTTAACATACTTAAACTAAAACTTCCTAAGTCTAGATCAACATAAACTAAAAGTAGCATGACAAaagaaataacataaaataaacaatctcacaatcacaaaatcatcatcctcaatcatcattgaaggagtgaaaaacacttagaaaggggcgggattgaataagggttctttctcaaaatggtagataaaaataaataacacaattatttttatcctggttccttgttaactaaactactccggtccacccctgacaaggtgatttacctcaactgaggatttaatccactaatcaaactgattacaatggttctccacttagataccctctaagtcttctagagtattctggtcacaacttgatcaccctaggaaatccttttacaatcaatgtaaaaaataatattacaagagattcaaatgcttcttaataagctataatcacaaagtgatttttctcttaagtttaagatctaacactcactaagatattacaaagttgtgaggttgaagaagaaattcttcttttcttttgtttgatttcagtttgacagcgttttagTTCTTTTGCACAAGAGTTGTTCAAGAGTTCtagctgcttctgaatcagaacttctatatataggcgttgaggagaaatgaccgttgggagcatttaatgcattgcatgaatagtacaatgctgcatttaatgtttcacacttttgtcaactacctcgagccatgctttcactgcatttactgactttgccttttgtagcttctaacgttccttttgtcagtcagagatttgatgttatagccttttcat is part of the Vicia villosa cultivar HV-30 ecotype Madison, WI unplaced genomic scaffold, Vvil1.0 ctg.000966F_1_1, whole genome shotgun sequence genome and harbors:
- the LOC131632564 gene encoding eukaryotic translation initiation factor 3 subunit G-like, which produces MASKRELEEKDGEDLDFLLPPRQVIGPDENGIKKVIEYQFGDDGNKVKITTTTRIRKLGTARLNKCAVERRSWLKFGDAVEEDDDACLTMVSTEEIILERPKPVGSSKEGAKNIVTSALFKFNEGAVYMVCTACGKNADHWSESCPYISVERFVDIPPRLVDEPYLSWRNYKNSLRVTNLSEDTSEGDLFELFSYFGTVVRVYVDIDQETGICRGFGFFNFVSREYSQRAINKLNGYGYDSLILRVEWATPT